GTAGAATGTGCAgaacaaaaactaaaaaatcttCTAATTCTGCTTCCTGCTCCCCACAGCGACCGTTTTGACCGCTGGGCTTCTGACACCATGTTTGTATTTGATCAAATTGGCTCAAAAGAAGAGAGACCTCAGAAATCTCAACGCCAAATACTTCCGTCAGAATGGAGGCCTTCTGCTACAAAAATATTTCTCTCCAAGCAAAGGTGCAACTTTCAAACACATCAAGATCTTCTCTGCCTGTGAGCTCAAGAAAGCCACCAGCAACTACGATAGAAACAGAATTCTAGGAAGCGGTGGACAAGGCACTGTCTTCATGGGAACCCAAGAAGATGGATTGATCATTGCAGTTAAAAAACCAGAAGATGTGGCCCAAGGACAAGTTGATCTGTTCATAAACGGGCTCGTCATCCTTAGCCAAATCGATCATAAGAACATTGTTAAGCTCTTGGGCTGTTGCTTGGAGACCCAAGTTCCATTACTCATCTATGAATTCATCTCTGGAGGTACTTTATACCAGAAACTCCATGATGATCCCAACCTTACAACTCAGTTATCATGGAAGGACCGCCTCCGGATAGCCCTTGAAATTGCAGACGCTGTTTCTTACCTGCACAGTTGTGTTTCAATGCCCATTTTCCACGTCAAGTCATCCAACATACTATTAGACGAGAACTTCACAGCCAAGCTCGCCGATTTTGGAGTCTCTAGGCTTATTCCAATAGATAAAATCTGGGTGTCAACAACAGGGAAAGGGACTATAGGATACTTGGATCTTGAATACTTCAAAACTGGAAAATTAACAGAGAAGAGCGACGTGTATAGCTTCGGTGTGGTTCTGCTCGAGCTTTTGTCAGGAAGGAAGCCTGTCCAACATGAATAGACATGAGACTATAGTAGCCTGGTAATGCATTTCCTGTCTTATGTGGAGGGAGGAAATTTGCATGAGGTTCTAGACAAAGGAATTGTGAAAGAGGTGAAAATGGCGGATTTGCTAGCTATTGCAGAGATCGCTGGAAGATGCTTAAGATTGAAAGGAGAAAAGAGACTGACCATGAAAGAAGTGGCACAGAAGCTTGAGTGCCTTGGACGATCTTATATTACCTTTGGCTCAATGTGAGTTTCTAGGATGAAAAAAATacaagagggttttctaaagctttgcaagggtttgctaaagggtctagggtgagagtgagagaaaagagagagaagaagcttgtggaagggagttgACATCTCAGTGCTTTTACAtcctcgtgattggtgagatctctctatttttgttattctcttattgtttatccacttctgcgtgagtgaagaaggttgtaacgttttacttcatagtggattattgatctgaacgaggtcccgtagtttttacctctttgagggtttttcacgtaaaaatctcttgtgtggtatggtttatgctttgattgtcttacattgcattattatttcataattctagtttgttctGGAGGGCTAGATCCTAAGATTTTGggtaaggcccccaacaaagaatctctccctttttgaccCAG
This region of Magnolia sinica isolate HGM2019 chromosome 1, MsV1, whole genome shotgun sequence genomic DNA includes:
- the LOC131218871 gene encoding wall-associated receptor kinase 17-like → MNLEWAIGKKNCDQAKKSNSSICGENSDCVDGKRSSGYLCRCADGYIGNTYLNGPEGCQDLEECKPLLFLSYPCVPGAICENRVPGYLCHCPAGTRGNGFRYGIACHKNFPMREIIIATVLTAGLLTPCLYLIKLAQKKRDLRNLNAKYFRQNGGLLLQKYFSPSKGATFKHIKIFSACELKKATSNYDRNRILGSGGQGTVFMGTQEDGLIIAVKKPEDVAQGQVDLFINGLVILSQIDHKNIVKLLGCCLETQVPLLIYEFISGGTLYQKLHDDPNLTTQLSWKDRLRIALEIADAVSYLHSCVSMPIFHVKSSNILLDENFTAKLADFGVSRLIPIDKIWVSTTGKGTIGYLDLEYFKTGKLTEKSDVYSFGVVLLELLSGRKPVQHE